The uncultured Bacteroides sp. DNA segment CGAAACATCCCGAACTCGCCCAGACGAACACTCTTTCCATCATCAATGTCATCAGACATCATATCTACCAATCCGCAAATTACTAGGTTGACGGTTGCACGATGTATACCGCAAACTTGACTCACTCTATTACAGAGCTTCTCAAAACTAACTTCCCCTGAACCGACTGATTTGGCTACAAACTTTTCTGATTTTGTTTTATCGAAACCAAACACTCTTTTTGTCACTACATACTCTAAAGCCATAATTAAATTAAATTTTAAACGGTTAAAAAACTAAAGTTATATTTCTTTGTGATCACTCTGCAAAGGTATGATGAGCGCCAAACCGCTTAGTCCCCTTTCGGGCTCTTGTGATGTTATATGATGAGATACGTGTCGATAAGAGGAAATAAAAGGAAATAATAAGCAGTAATAAAGAAGAATATCTTTAATTTTGAGGCTCTAAATACAGAATGATATTAAAAGATGAAAACAAAGATAATTTATTGGATGCTTGCATCGTGTGTCTTATGCAGTTGCCATGACCGGATGCAATATTACGAGGTGGTAGGAACTGATCTACATACTCCTTATCATATTAAACTAGAATATACCGAACCTCTTGATAGCGTTATTAAAGAGGAACTTCATCGTTGTTATCACACGATAAATCCATTCGATTCGTTGTCTGTCATTTCTATGATTAACCGCAATGAAGATATGCATACCGACAGTTTGTTCAGAGCAGTGTTTGCTAAGGCAGTTGAAGTAGGTAACAAAACGGATGGGATGTTTGATGTGACTTGCGCTCCCTTCATCAATCTTTGGGGATTTGGATTTAAAAAGATGAATGATCCTACTCCACAAGCGATTGATAGTATCCGTTCATTTGTTGGTTTTCATAAAGTGAAAATTGAGAATGATAGGATGGTAAAAGAAGATCCCCGTACTTTGCTCAACTTTTCGGCTCTTGGAGATGGGACGATGTGCGATGTGGTGGCCAATTTATTCGAGAAGAAAGGCATTAAAAACTACATGATTGAGATAGGAGGGGAGATTATGGCGAAAGGAGTAAATCCGAAAGGCGATTGCTGGCATGTGGGAATCGTTAAGCCAACTTATGATTCTCTTGGAGTGCATCAGGAGTTGCAACAAGTGGTGCGCTTGTGTGGAAAGAAAGGATTGGCCACTTCGGGTAACTACCGCAATTATCATGAAAAGAACGGGGTGAAATATGGCCATACCATTAATCCCAAAACCGGTTATCCTGCTCAGCAAGATATATTGAGTGCCACCATTATTGCAGATAATTGCATGACGGCTGATGCTTACGCTACCGCATTTATGGCTATGGGGAGAGAAAAGGCTAAATTGCTTAAAGAGAAAACTCCGGGTATAGAATATTTTATTATATACGCTGACAAGAAAGGCAAATTCTGTACTGAATATTCCAAAGGCTTTACTCAATATTTATCTGAATAAATGAAGGCCTTGCCTTGCTGAAGTATTACTGTTTAAATATCGCTACACCTAAAAATGTTCTCTTAATAAATAGAAAATCAATTTATAATAAATCCCGAAACAATTTATTATAAATTGCCCCCAAATTTATTAGAACGATATTTTGCGTTTATTTGAATATAAGTGAAATATGAAAACAAAAAAAGTGGTAATTTAGCTAGAAATTACCACCTTTTTTGTTTCTTATTGTACTACTAATTATTCTATCCAAGGGTCTCCCAAGTACTGAACTATGATTGTATATTGTTTTGGTGTAAGATATCTGTGATTGTAAGGTTGATACCCTGTTGTCAGAAGTTCTGATGCAAGATTCTGGCAGCGGCTTATCCAACGGTTAAGGCATCTCACGGCATTTTTATTGGTAGAGCATCCCGGAAAATACATTTGGGCAAGAAGGGCAAAAGTCGAAACTCGTTTATTCATATTGCTATATAAGTCTGATTATTCATTATTACGTTTACCCTACAAATATACACAATCAGAGAGCTTTTGTCAAGCTTTTCAGTTATTTTCTGATGAACTTCGTTCGTTTTGAAAACGAGAATCCCTCCCACGCTAATCTACCGAAAAGAGTGGAAGGGAATCTATCGTTGCTGCATTACGGCAGCTCTCTTTTACTCGTTATGCTATTCCGTGTGCTTCTACACTCGGTTCAATCTTCTTAATTAATCCTTGAAGTACTGCACCGGGTCCACATTCGGTGAAGTCTGTTGCGCCATCGGCAACCATGTTCCTCACTGTTTGAGTCCAGCGTACAGAAGCAGTAAGCTGTGCTACAAGGTTTTTCTTTATCTCAGTTGGGTCAGTATGAGGAAGAGCATCTACGTTCTGATAAACGGGACATTTAGGAGCATGGATTTCTGTAGCAGTGATCGCAGCTTCGAGTTCTACTTTTGCAGGGTTCATCAATGGAGAATGGAATGCACCGCCTACTTTCAATGGAAGAGCACGTTTTGCTCCGGCAGCCTTCATCAGTTCGCAAGCCTGCTCAATGCCGGCCATAGAACCGGAAATAACAATCTGTCCCGGACAGTTATAGTTGGCAGGTACACAAACTTCCCCCTTAATAGACGCACAGATCTCTTCTACTTTTTCGTCGGCCAAAGCAATGATCGCAGCCATCGTAGACGGAGTAGCCTCACATGCTTTTTGCATAGCCATGGCACGCGCATAAACCAGTTTCAATCCATCTTCAAAAGACAGTGCGCCGGCAGTAACCAAAGCAGAAAATTCGCCCAGAGAGTGACCTGCAGTCATTTCCGGTTTAAAGTCATCGCCCATGCAGAGAGCAGAGATGACAGAATGCAAGAATACAGCCGGTTGAGTTACCTTTGTTTGGCGTAGGTCTTCGTCAGTACCGCTGAACATAATATCTGTAATGCGATATCCCAGGATATCATTTGCTTTTTCAAACAGTTCTTTGGCTAAAGTCGAGTTTTCATATAAGTCCTTACCCATTCCTACGAACTGAGCTCCTTGACCGGGAAATACAAATGCTTTCATTTCTTCTTGATTTTTAAAAGTGTTTTTATAAATAAAATACGGCCGCAAAGGTAAGGAATTTAATAATACGACGGTTCTCTTGAGGGAAAGAATATGCTTAAATACAATAAGTGCTCTCAACAAACGAGAATAATAGCCAGACTAAAATACTTGATAATCAGGTATTAGATTCTTCTTGTACTCTCTACAATTACTCCGACTGTAAGTCTCTCAAAATACATATTGTATAATTGATGATAACAACCAATAATGATATTGTATTATATATGATATGTATCTGTCTGAAAAAGAATGTTTTATATCATATAAAAATAGTCTTTTATATCTTTGATTAAATGAAAATACTCTCTATATTTGCAACGCTTAAAATACATATTATGCAAAACATGCAGAACGAAACTCCATTAGCAAATAATCATATCTCAGTAGATTGCGTAGTAATTGGTTTTGATGGCGAACAGCTCAAAGTCTTACTGGTGAAGCGTATGGGTGAAGAAGCGGGGGATATCTATAATGATATGAAGCTCCCGGGAAGTTTGATCTATGTGGATGAAGATCTGAATGAAGCAGCACAACGAGTATTATCCGAGCTTACCGGAGTGAAGAGCGTTAACCTCATACAGTTCAAGGCCTTTGGATCAAAAAACAGAACGAGTAATCCGAAAGATGTCCGTTGGTTGGAACGCGCTACAAAACTAAAGGTAGAGCGTATCGTTACTGTTGCTTATATGGCCATGGTGAAGATAGACCGTGCACAGAACCAATCTCTTGAAGCTTATCAGGCGTGTTGGGTTCCCTTGGATGATGTGAAAACACTGGCATTCGATCATAACCTTATTATTAAAGAAGCATTGGTGTATATTCGTCAATTTGTTGAATTTAACCCTTCTATCTTATTCGATCTGCTTCCACGTAAATTTACTGCCGCACAGTTGCGAATACTCTTCGAACTGGTTTATGACAAACCTTTGGATGTGCGTAACTTTCACAAGAAAATAGCTATGATGGAATATGTAGTGCCCCTCGAAGAGCGACAGAAAGGAGTGCCTCACCGTGCAGCGCGTTATTATAAGTTCGATAAGAAAATCTATAATAAGATAAGGAGATAAATAGAAATTAATTGCAAAAAATAATCTAACACAAAAAATCAAATCTATGTTTTTATTAGGATATGACATTGGTAGCTCTTCCGTTAAGGCGAGCTTGGTGAATGCAGAAACAGGCAAATGCATAGCGTCGGCCTTCTTTCCCAAAACAGAGGCAAATATCATTGCTGTAAACCCAGGATGGGCGGAACAAGATCCTGAAAGTTGGTGGGAAAACTTAAAACTTGCTACGCAAGCTATTTTGACTGAATCAGGAGCGAGTGCACCCGAAATAAAAGCCATCGGTATTTCTTATCAAATGCACGGATTGGTATGTGTGGACAAAGATCAACAGGTATTGCGCCCTTCTATTATCTGGTGCGATTCTCGCGCAGTACCTTATGGCCATAAAGCTTTCGAAACATTGGGCGAACAACAATGCTTGTCGCACTTGCTCAACTCTCCGGGAAACTTCACTGCCTCTAAACTGGCATGGATAAAGGAGAACGAACCTGCTATCTATGAACGCATTTACAAAATCATGCTGCCCGGAGATTACATTGCCATGAAGTTGAGCGGAGAGATATGCACCACTATTTCCGGACTTTCCGAAGGAATGTTTTGGGATTTCAAGAATAATTCGCTGGCTACATTCCTGATGGATTACTATGGTTTTGATTCTTCTTTGATAGCCGATATTAAACCGACCTTCTCTGAACAAGGACTTGTAAATGCGGCTGCTGCCAAAGAACTCGGTTTGAAAGAAGGAACGCCTATTACCTATCGTGCGGGCGACCAACCCAACAATGCTCTTTCACTGAACGTATTCAATCCGGGAGAAATTGCTTCTACAGCGGGAACATCGGGTGTGGTCTATGGTGTGAACGGTGAGGTGAACTACGATCCACAATCTCGTGTCAACACTTTTGCGCACGTAAACCATACAGCGGAACAAACCCGCTTAGGCGTATTGCTTTGCATCAATGGTACAGGTATTCTCAACTCTTGGGTGAAGCGAAACATTGCCCCTGAAGGCTTGTCATACAACGAAATGAACGTTCTTGCCTCTAAAGCTCCTATCGGCAGTGCAGGTATTAGCATTCTACCTTTTGGTAACGGTGCCGAACGCATGCTCAACAATAAGGAGATAGGCTGTAGCATTCGTGGAATAAACTTTAACACGCATGGCAAACACCATATTATTCGTGCTGCACAAGAAGGCATCGTTTTCTCTTTCAAATATGGTATAGACATTATGGAACAGATGGGCATTCCGGTGAAGAAGATACATGCCGGACATGCTAATATGTTCCTTAGCTCCATTTTCCGTGATACGCTGGCCGGAGTCTCGGGTGCCGTTATAGAACTCTATGACACGGATGGTTCTGTGGGTGCTGCCAAGGGTGCAGGCATTGGCGCAGGTATCTACAAAGATAACAACGAGGCTTTTGCTACGCTCGAGAAACTGGATGTGATAGAACCTAACATAGCCAAACGACAAGAATATGCCGATGCTTATGCGCGGTGGAAACATCGGTTGGAAAAATCAATGAGTAAATAGAGAACTAAAATATAAAATTTCAATTAATAAAAATCAGGCTTTATTCTTCTATCGCTAAAACACGTAAAATGAATAAGCCGCAAAACAAAAAAATTATGGCAACAAAAGAGTTTTTTCCCGGAGTAGGAAAAATTAAATTTGAAGGTAAAGAAAGTAAGAACCCGATGGCGTTCCGTTACTATGATGCTGAAAAGGTGATCAATGGTAAGAAAATGAAGGATTGGTTACGATTCTCTATGGCTTGGTGGCACACACTTTGCGCAGAAGGTGGCGATCCATTCGGTGGTGGAACAAAAGAATTTCCATGGAATGGTGATGCTGACAGATTGCAAGCTGCTAAAAATAAAATGGATGCCGGATTTGAGTTCATGCAGAAGATTGGTATTGGATTCTATTGTTTCCATGATATCGATTTGATTAGCGAAGCCGATACGATTGAAGAATATGAAGCGAACCTGAAGGCTATTGTGGCGTATGCAAAGCAGAAACAAGCAGAAACAGGAATCAAATTACTTTGGGGTACTGCCAATGTGTTTGGTCATGCTCGTTACATGAATGGTGCTGCTACCAATCCTGATTTTGATGTTGTGGCTCGTGCTGCAGTGCAAATAAAGAATGCCATTGATGCTACTATTGAACTGGGTGGATCTAACTATGTGTTCTGGGGTGGTCGTGAAGGCTACATGTCATTACTTAACACAGATCAGAAACGCGAAAAGGATCATTTGGCTAAGATGTTGACTGTTGCTCGTGACTATGCTCGTGCTAAAGGTTTCAAGGGTACCTTCCTTATTGAACCTAAACCAATGGAACCAATGAAACATCAATATGATGTGGATACTGAAACAGTTATTGGTTTCTTGAAAGCACACGGTTTGGAGAATGACTTCAAAGTAAACATTGAAGTGAACCATGCTACATTGGCCGGACACACCTTTGAACATGAATTGGCTGTAGCTGTAGATAATGGTATGTTGGGTTCCATTGATGCCAATCGCGGTGATTACCAGAATGGATGGGATACAGACCAATTCCCTATCGACCAATTCGAATTGATTCAGGCTATGGTACAGATTATCCGCAATGATGGTTTGGGCAACGGAGGTACAAACTTTGATGCGAAGACTCGTCGTAACTCTACCGATTTGGAAGATATTTTCATTGCACACATTGCCGGTATGGATGTAATGGCGCGCGCTTTGGAAAATGCAGCTGCGTTGTTGAACGAATCTCCTTACTCTAAAATGCTTGCAGATCGTTATGCTTCGTTTGACAGCGGTAAAGGCAAGTTATTTGAAGAAGGTAAGATGTCATTGGAAGAGGTTGTGGCTTATGCTAAAGCAAACGGCGAACCAAAACAAACCAGCGGCAAGCAAGAATTGTATGAAGCAATTCTGAACATGTATTGTTAACACCTAATCTATACCATGAATTATACAAACAACGGTAGTAAACTCTACCTTTACTCTATCACAACAGTAGCCATCCTCGGAGGGCTACTGTTTGGTTATGACACAGCAGTGATTTCGGGTGCCGAGAAAGGGCTTGAAGCTTTCTTCTTAACAGCAACCGACTTTCAGTATGATAAGTTGATGCATGGCATTACTTCCTCCAGTGCCTTGATAGGCTGCGTTATAGGTGGAGCAATGTCCGGTGTGTTTGCTTCGCGTTTAGGACGTCGCAATTCGCTTCGTTTGGCAGCTGTCTTTTTCTTTCTCTCTGCGTTGGGATCATACTACCCTGAATTTTTATTCTTTGAGTATGGTAAGCCCAACATGGAATTGCTCATTGCCTTCAATCTTTATCGTGTTTTAGGAGGTCTTGGCGTCGGTTTAGCTTCGGCTATATGCCCCATGTATATTGCAGAGATTGCTCCCTCTAACATTCGCGGTACCTTAGTGTCATGCAATCAATTTGCCATTATTTTTGGTATGCTGGTTGTTTATTTTGTCAATTTTCTAATATTAGGTGGGCATGAAAACCCCATTTTAATAAAGGATGGTACAACAGGTATACTTACCGTTAGCAGCGAATCGGATATGTGGTCGGTAAAAGAAGGCTGGAGGTATATGTTTGGCTCCGAAGCATTCCCGGCTGCCTTATTTGGGATATTACTCTTTTTTGTACCCAAAAGTCCTCGCTATCTGGTGATGATGCAGCAAGAAAGCAGAGCCTTCTCCATACTGGAAAAAGTAAACGGAACGATTAAGGCAAAAGAAATCTTATCAGAAATCAAAGCTACAGCTCACGAGAAAACAGAAAAGTTACTTAGCTACGGTCTTACGGTTATCGTTATAGGTATCCTTCTCTCTGTCTTTCAACAAGCTATCGGTATCAATGCAGTGTTGTATTATGCACCCCGTATCTTTGAAAGTGCAGGTGCTGAAGGTGGTGGAATGATGCAAACAGTAATTATGGGCGTGGTCAATATTTTATTTACCTTAGTGGCTATCTTTACTGTCGATAAGTTTGGACGTAAGCCTTTGCTTATCATTGGCTCTATTGGTATGGCAGCAGGTGCCTTTGCGGTTGCCTTGTGCGATGGAATGGGTGTAAAAGGTATTTTACCTGTATTCTCTGTCATCGTATATGCAGCTTTCTTTATGATGTCATGGGGGCCAATCTGTTGGGTGTTGATAGCAGAGATATTCCCGAATACTATCCGCGGCAAGGCTGTGGCTCTGGCTGTTGCCTTCCAGTGGATATTCAATTACATTGTATCATCAACTTTCCCTGCTCTCTACGATTTAAGTCCTATGTTTGCCTATGGCCTTTACAGTGCCATCTGCGTCCTTGCGGCAATCTTTGTATGGCGTTGGGTACCCGAAACAAAAGGCAAAACGCTCGAAGATATGAGTAAACTCTGGAAAAAATAGTTTCTCTGTTTTTTCTGAATCAATCATAACTGGTATGAAATTCCCCTTGTTTAGAATGTTCTCTAAGAGAATACGTCTAAACAAGGGGAATTCTTTATTAAGGGCCTAAAGCCTAAGCTTCTATCTTGTTTGATTGATTTACGTAAACAAAAAACTTAGGGTGCAAGTATATCTTCTATTCGCTGAAGCTGCCCATCAGTCTTTTCGGGTACTATGTTCAGCAGATATGCCAGAAGCGGGTAAATATCTACATTGATAAAACCTTTGGATTGATAACCTTTTTTGAAGTCAGGTCCGCAAGCCCTAAACACAACTTGCATGTCTTTACTTTGCGGAAAGTACCCATGAGCACCTTTCAAATCACGCCCTTTATCAGTGAATTGCCATCCCAACTCCGGTGCAACAACAATATCGCCTATGCGATCGCTACTTCCATAATTTAACTCCGCCGGTATTTCTTCCTTTTTCCAGACGAAGATGTGCGCTACTTTTTTAAGTACATTATATACTGAGTCTCGGCATTCAGGTTTCGTAAATATCGAAGTAGGAGTGGTGCCATCAATCATTTCGCACCATTCAGGCTTTAGATACAAGTTCATATTAACCACACGCTCTTGGCTGATTTCTGTCATACCATGATCGGAAGTGACGATCAGGTTCACCTTTGAGGCAATGGGCAACGACTTAATCTTAGTAAGCAGTACACCCATCAAACTGTCTAAATGTTGTACTGCATTTTTTGTTTCTCTGCTTTTCGGACCGAAATGATGGCCAACGCCATCGGGTTCTTCAAAGTAGAGCATAATCAGTTGAGGGCGCTCTACCTTAGGCTTTTGCAGCCATGAAATAACGG contains these protein-coding regions:
- a CDS encoding HU family DNA-binding protein, translating into MALEYVVTKRVFGFDKTKSEKFVAKSVGSGEVSFEKLCNRVSQVCGIHRATVNLVICGLVDMMSDDIDDGKSVRLGEFGMFRPTIRTKSASSAKEVTAGNIIRKRIIFTPGKSFQRTLSDMSVTRSAIPDTDYTNGDGGTGDKPKDPTA
- a CDS encoding FAD:protein FMN transferase, whose product is MKTKIIYWMLASCVLCSCHDRMQYYEVVGTDLHTPYHIKLEYTEPLDSVIKEELHRCYHTINPFDSLSVISMINRNEDMHTDSLFRAVFAKAVEVGNKTDGMFDVTCAPFINLWGFGFKKMNDPTPQAIDSIRSFVGFHKVKIENDRMVKEDPRTLLNFSALGDGTMCDVVANLFEKKGIKNYMIEIGGEIMAKGVNPKGDCWHVGIVKPTYDSLGVHQELQQVVRLCGKKGLATSGNYRNYHEKNGVKYGHTINPKTGYPAQQDILSATIIADNCMTADAYATAFMAMGREKAKLLKEKTPGIEYFIIYADKKGKFCTEYSKGFTQYLSE
- a CDS encoding DUF4248 domain-containing protein, which gives rise to MNKRVSTFALLAQMYFPGCSTNKNAVRCLNRWISRCQNLASELLTTGYQPYNHRYLTPKQYTIIVQYLGDPWIE
- the fabD gene encoding ACP S-malonyltransferase, whose protein sequence is MKAFVFPGQGAQFVGMGKDLYENSTLAKELFEKANDILGYRITDIMFSGTDEDLRQTKVTQPAVFLHSVISALCMGDDFKPEMTAGHSLGEFSALVTAGALSFEDGLKLVYARAMAMQKACEATPSTMAAIIALADEKVEEICASIKGEVCVPANYNCPGQIVISGSMAGIEQACELMKAAGAKRALPLKVGGAFHSPLMNPAKVELEAAITATEIHAPKCPVYQNVDALPHTDPTEIKKNLVAQLTASVRWTQTVRNMVADGATDFTECGPGAVLQGLIKKIEPSVEAHGIA
- a CDS encoding NUDIX domain-containing protein is translated as MQNMQNETPLANNHISVDCVVIGFDGEQLKVLLVKRMGEEAGDIYNDMKLPGSLIYVDEDLNEAAQRVLSELTGVKSVNLIQFKAFGSKNRTSNPKDVRWLERATKLKVERIVTVAYMAMVKIDRAQNQSLEAYQACWVPLDDVKTLAFDHNLIIKEALVYIRQFVEFNPSILFDLLPRKFTAAQLRILFELVYDKPLDVRNFHKKIAMMEYVVPLEERQKGVPHRAARYYKFDKKIYNKIRR
- a CDS encoding FGGY-family carbohydrate kinase; translation: MFLLGYDIGSSSVKASLVNAETGKCIASAFFPKTEANIIAVNPGWAEQDPESWWENLKLATQAILTESGASAPEIKAIGISYQMHGLVCVDKDQQVLRPSIIWCDSRAVPYGHKAFETLGEQQCLSHLLNSPGNFTASKLAWIKENEPAIYERIYKIMLPGDYIAMKLSGEICTTISGLSEGMFWDFKNNSLATFLMDYYGFDSSLIADIKPTFSEQGLVNAAAAKELGLKEGTPITYRAGDQPNNALSLNVFNPGEIASTAGTSGVVYGVNGEVNYDPQSRVNTFAHVNHTAEQTRLGVLLCINGTGILNSWVKRNIAPEGLSYNEMNVLASKAPIGSAGISILPFGNGAERMLNNKEIGCSIRGINFNTHGKHHIIRAAQEGIVFSFKYGIDIMEQMGIPVKKIHAGHANMFLSSIFRDTLAGVSGAVIELYDTDGSVGAAKGAGIGAGIYKDNNEAFATLEKLDVIEPNIAKRQEYADAYARWKHRLEKSMSK
- the xylA gene encoding xylose isomerase, whose product is MATKEFFPGVGKIKFEGKESKNPMAFRYYDAEKVINGKKMKDWLRFSMAWWHTLCAEGGDPFGGGTKEFPWNGDADRLQAAKNKMDAGFEFMQKIGIGFYCFHDIDLISEADTIEEYEANLKAIVAYAKQKQAETGIKLLWGTANVFGHARYMNGAATNPDFDVVARAAVQIKNAIDATIELGGSNYVFWGGREGYMSLLNTDQKREKDHLAKMLTVARDYARAKGFKGTFLIEPKPMEPMKHQYDVDTETVIGFLKAHGLENDFKVNIEVNHATLAGHTFEHELAVAVDNGMLGSIDANRGDYQNGWDTDQFPIDQFELIQAMVQIIRNDGLGNGGTNFDAKTRRNSTDLEDIFIAHIAGMDVMARALENAAALLNESPYSKMLADRYASFDSGKGKLFEEGKMSLEEVVAYAKANGEPKQTSGKQELYEAILNMYC
- the xylE gene encoding D-xylose transporter XylE; this encodes MNYTNNGSKLYLYSITTVAILGGLLFGYDTAVISGAEKGLEAFFLTATDFQYDKLMHGITSSSALIGCVIGGAMSGVFASRLGRRNSLRLAAVFFFLSALGSYYPEFLFFEYGKPNMELLIAFNLYRVLGGLGVGLASAICPMYIAEIAPSNIRGTLVSCNQFAIIFGMLVVYFVNFLILGGHENPILIKDGTTGILTVSSESDMWSVKEGWRYMFGSEAFPAALFGILLFFVPKSPRYLVMMQQESRAFSILEKVNGTIKAKEILSEIKATAHEKTEKLLSYGLTVIVIGILLSVFQQAIGINAVLYYAPRIFESAGAEGGGMMQTVIMGVVNILFTLVAIFTVDKFGRKPLLIIGSIGMAAGAFAVALCDGMGVKGILPVFSVIVYAAFFMMSWGPICWVLIAEIFPNTIRGKAVALAVAFQWIFNYIVSSTFPALYDLSPMFAYGLYSAICVLAAIFVWRWVPETKGKTLEDMSKLWKK
- a CDS encoding ectonucleotide pyrophosphatase/phosphodiesterase gives rise to the protein MKRLIALLFLLNIIFCLQAKQKESNYTIIVSLDGFRWDYPEMYHTPNLDKIATQGVKATMLPSFPASTFPNHYTLATGLVPDHNGIINNTFWDVKAKQRYSMGDSATRNNPDYYLGEPIWITAQKQGVKTGNVYWVGSDIAIKGTYPTYHKLFSQKPLLSFEQRIDTVISWLQKPKVERPQLIMLYFEEPDGVGHHFGPKSRETKNAVQHLDSLMGVLLTKIKSLPIASKVNLIVTSDHGMTEISQERVVNMNLYLKPEWCEMIDGTTPTSIFTKPECRDSVYNVLKKVAHIFVWKKEEIPAELNYGSSDRIGDIVVAPELGWQFTDKGRDLKGAHGYFPQSKDMQVVFRACGPDFKKGYQSKGFINVDIYPLLAYLLNIVPEKTDGQLQRIEDILAP